A part of Halobacillus shinanisalinarum genomic DNA contains:
- a CDS encoding pseudouridine synthase, which produces MRIDKLLANMGYGTRKEVKGLLKGGNIRVNGQPEKSPKTHVNPDEDMVTVMGEEVDYREYIYLMLNKPGDLVSATKDANDPTVIDILQIEDQVFEPFPVGRLDKDTEGLLLITNDGQLAHRLTTPKKDIGKTYYAVIAGEVTENDVQNFAEGVTLEDGYVTKPANLHITHSAAQSEIELTITEGKFHQVKRMFEAVDKKVTYLKRIKIGSLMLAPELELGEYRELTEEELDYLLTITNLE; this is translated from the coding sequence ATGCGAATCGATAAATTATTAGCTAATATGGGCTATGGTACACGTAAAGAAGTCAAAGGGTTACTTAAAGGCGGAAATATAAGAGTTAATGGTCAGCCTGAGAAGAGCCCCAAAACCCATGTGAACCCAGATGAAGATATGGTTACTGTCATGGGAGAAGAGGTAGACTATCGAGAGTATATTTATTTAATGTTAAATAAACCGGGTGACTTAGTTTCTGCTACGAAGGATGCGAACGACCCAACAGTTATCGATATTCTTCAAATAGAAGATCAAGTCTTTGAGCCCTTTCCTGTCGGTAGATTGGATAAGGATACAGAGGGGTTGCTTTTAATTACAAACGATGGCCAGCTGGCTCATCGTTTGACCACGCCAAAGAAGGATATTGGTAAAACGTATTATGCTGTGATAGCGGGTGAGGTAACAGAAAATGATGTGCAAAACTTCGCTGAAGGAGTTACTCTTGAAGACGGATATGTCACAAAGCCAGCCAACCTTCACATTACGCATTCAGCTGCCCAATCAGAAATAGAGCTGACGATCACGGAAGGTAAGTTCCATCAAGTGAAGCGAATGTTTGAGGCAGTCGACAAGAAAGTTACCTATTTAAAGCGAATAAAGATAGGAAGTTTGATGCTGGCTCCTGAACTTGAGTTAGGGGAATATAGAGAACTTACTGAGGAAGAACTTGATTATTTGCTAACTATTACTAATTTAGAATAG
- a CDS encoding DUF1516 family protein, which produces MLIQIHLVTIIVIICLVIIVNHLYNAQKTKTATILHHTLRCFYILAILSGGFSLGMQPVYLGSLFKVLLGIGSIGLIEIYFMHKLKNDTPKFLSAIFVIFLSITVIIGLLLPLGISLF; this is translated from the coding sequence ATGTTGATTCAGATTCACTTAGTGACAATTATTGTGATCATTTGTCTAGTGATCATAGTGAACCATTTGTATAATGCACAAAAGACAAAGACTGCCACTATCTTGCATCACACTTTACGCTGTTTTTACATCTTGGCAATTCTATCAGGTGGTTTCTCTCTTGGCATGCAGCCAGTATATCTTGGCAGCTTATTTAAGGTTCTTCTAGGCATCGGCAGTATTGGTTTAATAGAAATATACTTCATGCATAAGTTAAAGAACGATACACCTAAATTCCTTTCAGCCATATTTGTTATCTTTTTGTCGATAACAGTTATTATAGGATTGTTACTTCCACTGGGCATCTCTCTTTTTTAA
- a CDS encoding DeoR family transcriptional regulator has product MIIRSGFLNHPSSRMLNRIKAVYLYIKDQGTVTTNQLAEEFGITDRTMQRDLSILEYNGLVSSPHRGKWTTTEKRVKIS; this is encoded by the coding sequence ATGATAATAAGGAGTGGTTTTTTGAATCATCCATCATCCCGTATGCTAAATCGGATCAAGGCTGTTTACTTGTATATTAAAGATCAGGGGACCGTTACGACTAATCAGCTAGCTGAAGAATTCGGTATAACTGATCGAACGATGCAAAGGGACTTAAGCATTTTGGAATACAATGGTCTTGTTTCAAGCCCGCACCGTGGAAAGTGGACAACAACTGAAAAGAGAGTCAAGATTTCATAA
- the thpR gene encoding RNA 2',3'-cyclic phosphodiesterase, with translation MTTNHYFIGVPLQKERQDEFADLQEILREEMKYKNWTHPEDFHITLKFLGACTTEQLEAIKKELLKKSWPDPFELQLGPADAFGKKDQPRVFHVSVEAASPLVSIKRDIEQLCEQVGFERENRTYKPHVTLAKKWISGISPLSAKKVHDHFLKCYSMEVDRFCLYQIHPQQSPKYEVVCEVNLDNGGET, from the coding sequence ATGACAACTAATCATTATTTTATCGGAGTTCCTTTACAAAAGGAAAGGCAAGATGAGTTTGCAGATTTACAAGAAATACTGCGAGAGGAGATGAAATATAAAAACTGGACGCATCCTGAAGACTTTCATATTACGCTGAAGTTTTTAGGCGCCTGCACAACAGAACAACTGGAAGCCATTAAAAAAGAACTGCTAAAGAAATCATGGCCTGATCCGTTTGAATTACAGCTCGGACCTGCAGACGCCTTTGGAAAGAAGGATCAACCGAGAGTTTTTCATGTATCAGTTGAAGCTGCTTCTCCTTTGGTAAGCATTAAAAGAGACATAGAGCAACTTTGTGAACAGGTAGGCTTTGAAAGAGAAAATCGAACGTATAAACCTCATGTTACACTGGCGAAAAAGTGGATCAGCGGGATATCCCCTTTGTCAGCTAAGAAAGTTCATGACCATTTTCTAAAATGCTATTCTATGGAAGTTGATCGTTTCTGCCTCTATCAAATTCACCCGCAGCAATCTCCTAAGTATGAAGTCGTATGTGAAGTGAACCTGGATAATGGAGGTGAAACTTAA
- a CDS encoding PepSY domain-containing protein, with translation MNWKKVAIAAGVGALAGYVVKEQVANKQGVTPEKALKIAKEAFKKQGPISGSWIYMKPEELNKNGINYEVYRGGISKNQDGETSQYEFFIDSETGTIIDVAEESA, from the coding sequence ATGAATTGGAAAAAGGTTGCAATAGCTGCAGGTGTTGGAGCACTTGCTGGTTATGTCGTGAAAGAACAGGTGGCAAATAAACAAGGCGTCACTCCTGAAAAAGCTTTAAAAATTGCTAAGGAAGCATTCAAAAAGCAAGGACCTATCAGCGGTTCATGGATTTACATGAAGCCTGAGGAACTGAACAAAAATGGAATCAACTATGAAGTTTATCGTGGTGGAATTTCTAAAAACCAGGATGGTGAAACCTCCCAATACGAATTCTTCATCGACTCCGAAACTGGAACCATCATCGATGTAGCAGAGGAAAGCGCATAA
- a CDS encoding YtnP family quorum-quenching lactonase, protein METMKVGRAVLTWLNGGVTHMDGGAMFGVVPKPLWSRKYPVNDKNQIELRTDPILLQIDGKNLIIDSGVGNGKFTDKQKRNYGVYEESGIDQSLADLDLKREDIDHVLMTHLHFDHACGLTAWDQEQLVPAFPNAKIYTNETEWHEMKDPNIRSRNTYWEANWKPVESLVHTFSDSIDVLSGLQMIHTSGHSDGHSIVVFEDGEETFIHMADIMPTHAHQNVLWALAYDDYPVTSVHEKKKWMEYGYRKEAWYVFYHDAHYRALKFDQDGKVIHKVERTAHDYE, encoded by the coding sequence TTGGAAACAATGAAAGTGGGCAGGGCTGTATTAACGTGGTTAAATGGCGGAGTCACTCATATGGATGGCGGGGCTATGTTTGGTGTCGTTCCTAAACCACTCTGGAGCCGCAAATATCCTGTAAATGATAAAAACCAAATTGAACTTCGGACCGATCCGATTTTGCTCCAAATTGATGGGAAAAATTTAATCATTGATTCTGGTGTAGGTAATGGTAAGTTTACGGATAAGCAGAAAAGAAATTATGGGGTTTATGAAGAGTCAGGTATTGATCAAAGCCTCGCAGATCTGGATTTAAAACGTGAGGATATTGATCATGTGTTAATGACCCATTTACATTTTGATCATGCATGTGGTTTGACAGCGTGGGATCAGGAGCAACTTGTTCCGGCTTTCCCGAATGCGAAGATTTATACGAATGAAACCGAATGGCATGAAATGAAGGACCCGAACATTCGCTCTAGAAATACGTATTGGGAAGCGAACTGGAAACCAGTAGAGTCACTTGTACATACATTTTCTGATTCTATTGATGTTTTGTCAGGCTTACAGATGATTCATACGAGCGGTCATAGTGACGGGCATTCCATTGTTGTCTTTGAAGATGGGGAAGAGACATTTATTCATATGGCAGACATCATGCCAACACATGCCCACCAAAATGTCCTTTGGGCCCTTGCCTATGATGACTACCCAGTGACATCTGTTCATGAAAAGAAGAAATGGATGGAGTATGGTTATAGGAAAGAGGCATGGTATGTCTTTTACCATGATGCTCACTATCGTGCACTAAAGTTCGACCAGGATGGGAAAGTAATCCACAAGGTAGAAAGAACTGCACATGACTATGAATAA
- a CDS encoding Dph6-related ATP pyrophosphatase has product MKNVIVSWSGGKDSAVAVYDLIKNRNYHIKGLLSTTSEGSGRLPIHEVKREFIHAQADSLEIPLYEVKLPARVGNSIYEQVLREQFDLFKQRDIHTIVYADLFLEDIKAYRDQLLSSSGMEGLYPLWKKETMTVARKFISDGFKAVVTTIDSDKLPAELAGHPFDEEFLRSLPEDIDPCGENGEFHTFVFDGPIYNHPLPATPGKRFATGSGRFVHVELVKQ; this is encoded by the coding sequence GTGAAGAATGTCATTGTTTCTTGGAGTGGAGGTAAAGATAGTGCGGTTGCAGTCTATGATCTAATAAAAAATAGAAATTATCACATTAAAGGTTTATTATCGACTACCTCTGAAGGGAGTGGGCGTCTACCCATACATGAGGTGAAAAGGGAATTTATTCATGCCCAGGCTGATTCTCTGGAAATTCCTCTATATGAAGTGAAGCTGCCTGCTAGGGTTGGCAACAGCATTTACGAGCAGGTGCTCAGGGAACAGTTTGATCTATTCAAACAACGGGATATTCATACCATTGTGTATGCGGATTTGTTCCTTGAGGATATAAAAGCATACCGAGATCAGCTTCTTTCCAGTTCAGGGATGGAAGGACTTTATCCATTATGGAAGAAGGAGACGATGACTGTCGCGAGGAAGTTCATTTCCGATGGTTTTAAGGCAGTAGTGACAACCATAGATTCTGACAAACTTCCAGCTGAATTGGCAGGTCATCCTTTTGATGAAGAATTTCTTAGATCTCTCCCTGAAGACATCGACCCATGTGGAGAGAATGGAGAGTTTCATACGTTTGTTTTCGACGGACCGATTTATAACCATCCGCTTCCTGCAACTCCAGGAAAACGATTTGCAACAGGCTCAGGAAGATTTGTACATGTAGAGTTAGTTAAACAATAA
- a CDS encoding M42 family metallopeptidase, translated as MNQETHDLFKTLTELPGAPGNEHHVRHFMKKELESYSDEVIQDRLGGVFGVRNGEGPKVMVAGHMDEVGFMVTQITKNGMIRFQPLGGWWSQVLLAQRVQVLTDKGPVVGVIGSIPPHNLTPEQRKKPMEMKHMLIDIGADDREDAEAIGIKPGQSILPICPFTPMANDKKILAKAWDNRYGCGLAIELLKELKGEKLSNQLYSGATVQEEVGLRGAQVASQMIEPDIFYALDASPANDMSGDDKEFGQLGKGALLRILDKSMVTHRGMREFVLDTAETEDIPYQYFVSQGGTDAGRVHMTNNGVPSAVVGICSRYIHTSSSMIHIDDYAAAKELIVKLVKSTDQNTVDLIRSNV; from the coding sequence ATGAATCAAGAGACACATGATCTGTTTAAGACACTCACTGAACTCCCAGGGGCACCTGGCAATGAACATCATGTTCGCCATTTTATGAAAAAAGAATTGGAAAGCTATTCAGATGAAGTCATACAGGATCGTTTAGGTGGCGTTTTTGGCGTCCGTAATGGAGAAGGACCTAAAGTGATGGTCGCCGGCCATATGGATGAAGTTGGCTTTATGGTGACACAAATTACTAAAAACGGGATGATTCGCTTCCAACCATTAGGTGGCTGGTGGAGTCAGGTCTTACTAGCACAACGTGTCCAGGTGCTGACAGATAAAGGTCCTGTAGTGGGTGTGATCGGCTCGATTCCTCCTCATAACTTAACACCAGAGCAACGTAAAAAGCCAATGGAGATGAAACATATGCTCATAGACATCGGTGCAGATGATAGAGAAGATGCAGAGGCTATTGGCATTAAGCCTGGTCAGTCGATTCTACCTATTTGCCCGTTTACACCGATGGCAAATGACAAAAAAATTCTGGCGAAAGCCTGGGATAATCGCTACGGCTGTGGTTTAGCTATAGAATTATTGAAAGAGTTAAAAGGAGAGAAATTATCCAACCAGTTGTATTCCGGAGCAACTGTACAAGAAGAAGTTGGGCTACGCGGTGCCCAAGTAGCTTCTCAAATGATCGAACCTGATATTTTCTACGCACTCGATGCCTCTCCCGCTAATGATATGAGTGGAGATGATAAGGAGTTTGGTCAATTAGGTAAAGGGGCTCTTCTGCGTATTCTCGATAAATCGATGGTAACACATCGTGGAATGAGAGAATTCGTTCTCGATACTGCAGAAACAGAGGATATCCCTTACCAATATTTTGTGTCTCAAGGGGGAACGGATGCGGGACGTGTTCATATGACGAATAATGGTGTTCCATCAGCGGTTGTTGGGATTTGTTCAAGGTATATCCACACCTCTTCTTCTATGATTCATATCGATGATTATGCGGCTGCAAAAGAGCTGATTGTAAAACTTGTGAAATCAACTGATCAAAATACGGTGGATTTAATCAGATCAAATGTATAA
- a CDS encoding potassium channel family protein has product MVLLRKFFLKMVKVNNYVLFISSALLVILSSILVVYVENDTFPTVFDGFWWVMTTVTTVGYGDYYPVTAAGRGIAIILYIFGIGLIGIVIGKIIDGLAVFRKKRLEGDIVFKGKDHFIIIGWSQKARFAVNEMVDTHKDVEIIIIDELKEAPILKENIHYIKGNASEAETLEKASVKSARSVLIFADDHVTNDQVADGKTLLIASTIESVAPNVHTVVEIMEEKHIKNFQHARVDEFIVSNETISSLAVRSAFRKGVSEIYSQLLRRSVGDDLYYIPVRSSWVTYRHAFQELLNEGATLIADGSDLTINRRLDEQLPAEAELYVVCDDPTYEKIMRKGGSL; this is encoded by the coding sequence ATGGTTTTATTAAGAAAGTTCTTTTTGAAAATGGTAAAGGTAAACAACTACGTCTTATTTATAAGTAGTGCCTTGCTCGTGATTTTATCTTCAATCCTCGTTGTTTACGTTGAGAATGATACATTTCCTACCGTATTCGATGGGTTTTGGTGGGTGATGACAACCGTGACCACAGTAGGGTATGGAGATTATTATCCCGTAACTGCAGCTGGTCGTGGTATAGCGATTATTCTTTACATATTTGGCATCGGTTTGATTGGAATTGTAATAGGTAAGATCATTGACGGACTTGCAGTATTTAGAAAAAAACGGCTGGAGGGTGATATCGTGTTTAAAGGCAAGGATCATTTTATTATTATTGGCTGGTCACAAAAAGCACGTTTTGCTGTTAACGAAATGGTGGATACTCATAAGGATGTTGAAATCATTATCATTGACGAATTGAAAGAAGCCCCAATATTAAAGGAGAATATTCACTACATAAAAGGCAATGCCTCAGAAGCGGAAACTTTGGAAAAAGCTTCTGTAAAAAGTGCACGATCTGTCCTAATATTTGCAGATGATCACGTAACGAATGATCAAGTAGCTGATGGCAAAACACTGTTGATTGCTTCCACCATTGAGTCTGTAGCACCTAATGTTCACACCGTTGTAGAGATTATGGAAGAAAAGCATATTAAGAACTTTCAGCATGCACGCGTGGATGAATTTATTGTATCGAATGAAACGATCTCTTCACTTGCCGTAAGATCAGCCTTTAGAAAAGGTGTTTCAGAGATCTATAGCCAGCTTTTGAGACGTTCTGTAGGTGATGACCTTTATTATATCCCTGTACGCTCATCATGGGTTACGTACCGACATGCATTTCAAGAATTATTAAATGAAGGTGCAACATTGATTGCAGACGGCAGCGATCTTACCATCAATCGCCGCCTGGATGAGCAATTGCCTGCCGAAGCTGAATTGTACGTCGTTTGTGATGATCCTACTTATGAGAAGATTATGAGAAAAGGTGGCTCCCTATGA
- a CDS encoding DUF84 family protein, whose protein sequence is MRIYIGSLNPTKIDSVKQIFAEDEVIGVEAQSKVAAQPFSDQETLEGAINRARECAAIKKSNIGIGLEGGVMEIEDELYLCNWGALVDQKENVYKASGARVPLPDEIKKGLQTGRELGDLIDAFTQKTDVRKHEGAIGIFTEGLVQREEMFKHVVKLLKGQWFYDRS, encoded by the coding sequence GTGAGAATTTATATAGGTTCACTCAACCCGACAAAAATCGATTCTGTAAAACAGATCTTTGCAGAAGATGAAGTCATCGGGGTGGAAGCCCAGTCTAAGGTTGCAGCTCAACCTTTTTCTGATCAAGAGACACTAGAAGGGGCAATTAACCGCGCACGCGAATGCGCAGCTATAAAGAAAAGTAACATCGGCATCGGTTTAGAAGGCGGTGTGATGGAAATAGAAGATGAACTATATCTTTGTAACTGGGGAGCCCTTGTTGATCAAAAAGAAAATGTTTATAAAGCTAGTGGTGCACGTGTACCACTCCCGGATGAAATTAAGAAAGGATTACAAACAGGAAGAGAGCTTGGGGATTTAATCGATGCTTTCACACAGAAAACAGACGTAAGAAAACATGAAGGCGCGATTGGAATTTTCACAGAAGGTTTAGTGCAAAGGGAAGAAATGTTTAAACATGTAGTGAAACTGTTAAAAGGTCAATGGTTTTATGATCGATCATAA
- the trmB gene encoding tRNA (guanosine(46)-N7)-methyltransferase TrmB: protein MRLRHKPWADDYMDENSQIVVRDPFNLKDKWNDVFNKEQPLHLEIGSGKGQFIAGMGKQHPEVNFIGLERVKSVIVGALKKVLDAETENVRLINEDAQDLRDLFATSEVDHIYLNFSDPWPKSRHEKRRLTFHTFLDQYKDVLKREGAVTFKTDNRGLFEYSLSSLSQYGMVLEDISLDLHALDDPLNVQTEYEEKFSAKGQPIYRCTARFKE, encoded by the coding sequence ATGCGTTTGAGACATAAACCATGGGCGGATGACTATATGGATGAAAACAGTCAAATTGTTGTTCGAGACCCTTTTAACCTAAAAGACAAATGGAATGATGTATTTAATAAAGAACAGCCGCTACATTTAGAAATAGGTTCAGGAAAGGGACAATTTATTGCAGGGATGGGCAAACAGCATCCTGAGGTTAATTTTATAGGCCTTGAGCGTGTCAAAAGTGTAATCGTAGGGGCGTTAAAAAAGGTCCTTGATGCGGAAACAGAAAACGTACGACTCATAAATGAGGATGCACAGGACTTGCGTGATCTCTTTGCTACAAGTGAAGTTGATCACATTTATTTGAATTTCTCGGATCCATGGCCGAAAAGCCGTCATGAGAAAAGAAGACTGACGTTCCATACTTTCTTAGATCAGTATAAAGATGTTTTAAAACGAGAAGGAGCAGTAACCTTTAAAACAGATAATCGTGGATTGTTCGAATATTCTCTTTCCAGCCTCTCACAATATGGGATGGTTTTAGAGGATATTTCCTTAGACCTTCATGCACTAGATGACCCATTGAATGTGCAGACAGAATATGAAGAGAAATTTTCTGCTAAAGGACAGCCGATTTATCGTTGCACAGCTCGGTTTAAAGAGTGA
- the pepV gene encoding dipeptidase PepV — protein sequence MNFTSLSKQYESEYIEKVSQLLRIPSVYEKSTDFPYGEAIDQSLQTMLKIAEKDSFVIKNVDGHAGHIEFGKGEQIIGILGHLDVVPPGEGWETDPFIPVIKHGNIYARGAQDDKGPIMAAYIAMKLLKDQGFKPNKRVRLIVGTDEERDWQGIEHYFKQEDMPEFGFSPDASFPVINAEKGLVDTYLTFPVSNESHGACELLTIESGDRLNMVPSQAVAKIKTADDIEEAFQFFLQTKDVEGNVDRQNDEITITVEGTPAHGSKPEQGKNAAIFLLAFLQELPLPKAHKQIVTKLHHRFHDFTGEAIGVNYVDEASGSLTLNIGSLTWNKGENCLVGVNTRYPVTVDGETVIDKLKQFAEQEGGAFELYDHLQALYVEEDNPYVQTLLSIYNEVTNDNEMTQAIGGATYARTLESGVAYGALFKDSPDTAHQKNEHVRIKDMIKAISIYADSIYRLTK from the coding sequence ATGAACTTTACTTCACTAAGTAAACAATATGAATCAGAGTATATAGAAAAAGTTTCGCAACTATTACGTATTCCAAGTGTTTATGAAAAGAGTACCGATTTTCCTTATGGTGAAGCTATTGATCAATCCCTTCAAACCATGCTTAAGATCGCTGAAAAAGATAGTTTTGTCATAAAGAACGTTGATGGCCACGCTGGCCACATCGAATTTGGAAAAGGAGAGCAAATTATCGGTATCCTCGGCCACCTTGACGTAGTACCGCCAGGAGAAGGCTGGGAAACCGATCCCTTCATACCTGTCATTAAGCACGGAAACATCTATGCTCGAGGAGCACAGGATGATAAAGGGCCGATAATGGCCGCCTACATTGCTATGAAGCTGCTTAAGGATCAAGGCTTCAAGCCAAACAAACGTGTCCGGCTCATTGTTGGAACCGACGAGGAACGAGACTGGCAGGGCATTGAACATTATTTTAAGCAGGAAGATATGCCTGAATTCGGATTTTCACCCGATGCCTCTTTTCCTGTTATTAACGCAGAAAAAGGGTTAGTAGATACCTATCTAACGTTCCCGGTATCCAATGAATCACATGGGGCGTGTGAGCTTTTGACGATAGAAAGTGGGGATCGCCTAAATATGGTTCCGTCCCAAGCGGTAGCGAAAATTAAAACGGCTGATGACATAGAGGAAGCATTCCAATTCTTCCTCCAAACAAAAGATGTTGAAGGAAACGTAGATAGGCAAAATGATGAAATCACCATAACAGTTGAGGGGACACCGGCACATGGCAGTAAGCCTGAACAGGGTAAAAATGCGGCCATCTTTTTGTTAGCTTTTTTACAAGAGCTCCCTCTTCCAAAAGCACACAAGCAAATCGTGACAAAGCTTCACCATCGATTTCATGATTTTACTGGGGAAGCAATAGGGGTGAATTACGTGGATGAAGCTTCTGGCTCACTTACTTTAAATATAGGCTCACTCACTTGGAATAAGGGAGAGAACTGCCTAGTAGGGGTGAATACGCGTTATCCTGTCACTGTTGATGGTGAAACTGTAATTGATAAGTTAAAACAATTTGCTGAACAGGAGGGTGGGGCGTTTGAACTGTACGATCACTTGCAAGCCCTCTATGTAGAAGAGGACAATCCTTACGTACAAACATTATTATCTATTTATAATGAGGTTACAAATGATAACGAAATGACACAAGCTATAGGGGGCGCTACTTATGCGCGGACGCTTGAATCGGGTGTTGCCTATGGTGCTTTGTTCAAAGACAGCCCTGATACTGCTCATCAAAAAAATGAACACGTGCGAATAAAAGATATGATCAAGGCGATCTCTATCTACGCGGATTCTATCTACCGACTAACTAAATAA
- a CDS encoding NERD domain-containing protein, giving the protein MAQLIKLQDYISRYETNMYQYPSKYIRLKQENWTKIKQLWEQGKLQQQGKKQESPLEEDKKDKRWLHFLRKKQVEGHAEDIEEETWTPRTMLELKQYFLDGLLPFQIKWATTTLQKKSFVDDSVYKDEILKLFLQRLPDTFLVMYHSVVEIKTVPVEASEIILIGPHEIEIISVLDMPDVTTIYPSSESSWQVEKKGVRSKMFSPMHGLKRTETFVKSVMQAYGLEFPFHKVVLAPSHSFDGPKAPYLTSYIDELSYSGWLEEKRKLNSPLKHNQLKIADLLVRHTKTIAVKRPEWEMDGASE; this is encoded by the coding sequence ATGGCTCAGTTAATTAAACTGCAGGATTACATTTCGAGGTATGAAACAAATATGTACCAATACCCTAGCAAATATATTCGTTTAAAGCAGGAAAATTGGACGAAAATAAAGCAATTGTGGGAGCAAGGGAAGCTGCAACAGCAGGGGAAAAAGCAAGAGAGTCCTTTAGAGGAAGATAAAAAGGATAAACGTTGGCTTCATTTTTTAAGGAAGAAACAAGTAGAGGGTCATGCTGAAGATATCGAGGAAGAAACATGGACACCGAGAACAATGCTGGAACTAAAACAGTATTTTCTCGATGGATTGCTTCCCTTCCAAATAAAATGGGCTACTACGACATTGCAAAAGAAATCTTTCGTTGATGATTCTGTTTATAAAGATGAAATCCTGAAGTTATTTTTGCAGCGTCTACCTGATACTTTTTTAGTCATGTATCATTCCGTTGTTGAAATTAAGACGGTTCCAGTTGAAGCGTCGGAAATCATTCTAATAGGTCCACACGAAATTGAAATTATTTCCGTGTTAGATATGCCGGACGTTACGACTATTTATCCTTCTAGTGAATCTAGCTGGCAGGTAGAGAAAAAAGGGGTTCGTTCCAAGATGTTCAGCCCCATGCACGGATTAAAAAGAACAGAGACATTTGTTAAGAGTGTCATGCAAGCGTATGGTCTGGAGTTTCCTTTCCATAAAGTAGTTTTGGCACCTTCACATTCATTTGATGGGCCAAAAGCTCCTTATTTAACAAGCTACATAGATGAACTATCCTACTCTGGTTGGTTAGAGGAGAAAAGGAAGCTGAATTCCCCTTTGAAACACAATCAATTGAAAATAGCAGATTTACTCGTTCGCCACACAAAAACAATAGCAGTGAAACGCCCCGAATGGGAAATGGATGGTGCTAGTGAATAA